Sequence from the Zeugodacus cucurbitae isolate PBARC_wt_2022May chromosome 5, idZeuCucr1.2, whole genome shotgun sequence genome:
aattcgaatagcaattacccgcttgaagaacaataaggcggcgggtgccgatggattaccggccgagctattcaaatacggcggcgaagagctgataaggtgcttgcatcagcttctttgcagaatatggtcggaagaaagcatgcctgacgattggaatctcagtgtactctgcccaatacacaaaaagggagaccccacaatttgcgccaattaccgtgggataagccttctCAACATCgtgtataaggttctgtcgagcgtattgtgtgaaagactaaagcccaccgtcaacaaactgattggaccttatcagtgtggctttagacctggaaaatcaacaacggaccagatattcaccatgcgccaaattttggagaagacccgtgaaaataggatcgacacacaccatctctttgtcgactttaaagctgctttcgacagcacaaaaaggagctgcctttatgccgcgatgtctgaatttggaatccccgcaaaactaatacggctgtgtaagctgacgttgagcaacaccaaaagctccgtcaggatcgggaaggacctctccgagccgttcgataccagacgaggtttcagacaaggtgactcactctcgtgtgatttctttaacctgatgctggagaaaataatacgagctgcagagctaaacagagaaggtacaatcttctataagagtgtacagctactggcgtacgccgatgatatcgatatcattggaaacaacacccgcgccgttagttctgctttctccagactggataaggaagcgaaacgtatgggtctggtggtgaacgaggacaagacgaaatatctcctgtcgtcaaacaaacagtcagcgcattcgcgtcttggctcccacgtcactgttgacagtcataactttgaagttgtagataatttcgtctacctgggaaccagcattaacagcaataacaatgtcagcctggaaatccaacgcagaatcactcttgccaacaggtgctactatggactaagtaggcaattgaaaagtaaagtcctctctcgacgaacaaaaaccaaactctacaagcctctcatcattcccgtcctactttacggtgcagaagcgtggacgatgtcaacatccgatgagacggaaataggagttttcgagagaggttttgcggaagatttatggtcccttaagaattggcaacggcgaataccgcagacgatggaacgatgagctgtatgtgttattcgacgacatagacatagtccagcgaataaaaagacagcggctacgctggctaggacatgttgttcgaatggatgaaggtgctccagctctgaaagtattcgatgcagtacccgctggtggaagcagatgaagagggagacctccactccgatggaaggaccaggtggagagggacctggcttcgcttggaataaccaattggcgccaaactgccagaaggagagatgcgtggcgcgctgttttggactcggctataaccgcgtaagcggtgtctacgccagtcaagaagaagaagaagattggTAAGCGACGGGTTGTATATCAAAGCTGTGATCAACTGGGTCGCACTGCTCTCTTTGCTTGAATGctgtactctctctctctctctgttggagtgaaagcaacaacaacgttcaactatcgggtgatccaagtagaagCATTTTTTTGCGtatcatcatggaaagacttacgcctgaacatcgtttacaattttttcaacTCTATTAcaaaaattcacgttctgtaaagaatgagtTACCTatgcttcgctcaacttatggtcaaaataataaactcagcatactattcgcaacacaATCACCTATTTTGagacccaacatttattactgGATAATTTGAGACCGAATAAACCAGAATAAACAGTTAATTTCCCGCATTGGACCGGTCGATttgccaccaagatcgtgtggtATCACACCTAGACTTTTTCCTtcggggatatgtaaagtcttaAAGTCTATGCGAACAAACAAGTTTCGATTCAGATTTTGGAGTcgtggccaacatttgaaagagataatatttagaaaaacaagtaaggaaaggctaagttcgggtgcaaccgaacattttatactctcgcaatttattgaagaaatttaaccaatacatatatgcggaataaagctcaccgtatttttgaaaaacctataattaggtatatgggagctaggagaagatacttttgaaaaacctacaatgaggtatatggaaatgttatgacccgagtttaataatttttggaacagagacacactattaaaagaaaacaatttcctctgaattaaattgatatatctgagagatttatccatattttcggttaaaatttatttttatgcgctgagttcaacatgttcgatatctggggcctagaaaagttatggtccgatttcgacaattttttcacaagtgaagccagagatgatatgcactaattgtgtaaagttttattccgttatcttcattggttccttatgtttacattataaagtgaaggaataagatggatttcaaaatttagttataggGAAaggggttgtgaaccgatttcgcccattccaTGCgagttatcagggtgtcaagaaaatattatataccgaatttcattcgaatcggtcgagtagttcctgagatatggttttggacccataagtgggatatgccacgcccattttcaattttgtaaaaaaatctaactaCAGCTCCCTTCatctatttcttctgcaaaatttagtgtttctgacgtttttcgttactgagttaacccacttttggtaattttcaacctaacctttgtatgggaggtgggcgtggttattatccgatttcaactattttcatggtgtgtgatggggtacgtaagagaaccgactgcagaaagtttggtttatatagctttattagtttgcgagttaaaaacaaataaccgatttgaaaaaattatatccaaatatgccccctcctagtgcgatcctttattccaaattttacttttatatctccatttatggcttagttatgacactttatgtgttcttggttttcgccattttgtgggcgtggcaatggtccgattttgtccattttcgaacttgatcttcttatggtgccaaggaatatttatgccaagtttcgtcaagatattttaatttttactcaagttacagcttgcacagacgggcagacggacggacggacagacatccggttttcaaatctactcgtcaccttgATCTCTTTGGTATATTACTCATTGCAAAGCTCATTGAAATGGTAACTAGCTAGCTATCTCAGTTTTTTGTTCAATGCGATTCAACTATACACGCAATAACAAATCGATGAGAAATTATATCAATGAAGGAATATCCAAGCGTGGCACTACATGATATCAGATTCATAAAACTCAACGTTTACCTAGCAAGAATTCTCAAAGTTTGACTTAACATTTTTGTCCGTTCGATTTTCCTATACCCTTATAAATTAGCGCTGCTATTGAATGAAATCAAAATGGACCACTCAAGCTCTTCAACAATATCGAGTGAAACATCTATGAAATTAAAAGACCTCTCCTGTTCTGTTCTTTGAGGCTAAATAGCTAAGTTTATGTGGTCTCCGAAAAACCAATGAACTGTCCTATGTACTTTCGCCGATATTTATAGAATTTACCGTTGTTTAAATTGTATTCCGTGACGTCTAAAACTTCGTCAACATGCGTTGTATACTTGACGAACAGTTTGTTTGACAAAACGTTCCTTAAAATAGCTTTCAAGTGGTCTCTGGTTGAAAGGAATATCTAACCTGATATCACATTAATATCGATAtcacattaatattatattaatatcgaATAAACgagttattttgaaattaaaaacaagattGTTTTGAAATAGATCCTATCTAACCTTACACAGTGTCGGTACTAGTTTCAACATAACACCGAACTGGTAACGAAGTGGTATCGACTAATTTCGAACAATTTTcgctaataattttttatttatagatatttaaagTTATCGATTATAGAATATATAGAAGTAGAATAGAATATATAGAAGTATAAGAAAACCACATGCAGAAAACTCAAACCAGTTCGGAAAAGATGATCTAATCTCTTAGTAGCATTCCAAAATAAGCCCAAATGATAGTTTGTTATTTCCAGTTCTTGATGATTTTTAAACTCTTTAAACggaatatataggtatatatatatatgtacatattaatttaatttcaaaattttgcccAAAACTACGACGCGTGCAGCTGGTCGCCCCATTGTGCTCAAGTAAAGACCGCTACGAAATCTAGTCTTCGGTATATATGCTGGCAAAATTGATTCGTTCACATAGAAATCGGTGACGGTGTAATTAAAATGCTAACGAAAAGAAATgaagcaacaaaattaaaatattgaaacccGAACAATATCACTGCAAATAGTACGCACCGCTTTCAAGGGGCAAGTCGGCCGCTCATTGACTTGAGCAAAAAATATCTTCAGCAAATTATCAAATAGCTTCAAACCATGTTTACCGCTGGACAAAAGAGAACAGCAATCAacagttatattgaaaatattggttAGTCGTCCATTTGGCTGATAGATATCGAGCACAGCATTAGCTCTCAAATTGTTGACAGGTTGTCGCAGCACCAGCGAACCGGAGCTATACGAGCGATTATTGCGCCAGGCCAATTGACAATCGAAACTTTCAATAATATCCGGTACTACGTGGGCGCACTTCAAGTCTGTGGCATGAATGCGAAAACTACGCCCGGCATCCGCATCATTTTTCGATTCTTCCTGTACACGACTAGCTCTTACATTCAAACTATAATTCTCACTCACGAACAATAGTATTAAAATATAGGTGATAAATTGTTTATGTCGTTGCACGTCGTTAAAGAACATTATTGTTTTCTAGCACTCAATTGGACCAACTTGTTATTACTAAAACCGATTTTTTAGTTCTTCATGCCTTATAAGTTAGAAATAGCTAAAAATGCGTGtctaaaataattatgtttgaATTATGTTGGGCGAATGAAATCATTAGCCAATCTTGCCTCTTTCGATACTGATGATTAAAAatctaatatttacaaaaatttttcaatcCATGTACAGTTAAATCATGCATGGTTAGCGTGACTTTCGTCAAGCTTCATCAAACTTTACAACCATATACACAtactatatttcaaaattattcgtagcattaaaaaaataaagacccTACTGGTATTTACTAGATacgttaatatattattaaacggattaaaaaatattccactACATGACGTCAGAGCTAAAATTAGAAGATACTATTTAAAATCGGGAGTAATTATAATACCGAAACAGTGCGGAACATCAAGTTTGACTTGCTCGACTAGATCGATTATCGGATATTGCGGTTATTTTCAAAACTAACCATTGCTCTGGAAAATGTTCTCTACATTAAAATCTCATCGATTGGAATCGGTAAGGTTCGGAATAGACACGAGACTATACAGATAACAGTGCCGCCTTCGCCACTAGCATCAATACTTTCTGGCCTAAATTCTCAGTCGAAACTTTTAAGAAAATTGTATTAACcgcgaaatattatttataagagGTCTGTTAAAACAATCCATTATGTTTGCATTGAATTGAGAATTTTATGTAGGAAAGTAGGAACACACCTTTTTGTTCTTGTTTGAACTTGTTGACTTTCGGAAGGTAATTATACCTATTGACAAAAACAGAGACATTCGATTTTCACAAACTACGCTTGAGTCTAACACCATCACAACTATTCGCCATAAACAGGACCAAGTAGTAATCATTTGATATCATATCTAGACTGTAAGGTGGTTACATGAGAACCAACCAAGCTCTCGGAGCTTTTGGCTAGTCACTATCGACGTGTGTGGCCGAAATTGAACAGAACTACACCAGAGTTTGCTTTCTTTAGAGGGCCCCATTGGtgacagtatgtatgtatgtaattggctttgaaccgtttagccggttatagccgaatagcTGAGAGCGctccactcctctctttccttcgcagttcggcgccagttggagattccaagtgtaaccagatcgctctccacctggtcaatccaacggagtggaggcctttcccttcctcggcttcctccggcggatactgcatcgaacactttcagagctggaatgttttcgtccattcggacaacatgacctagccagcgtagccgctgtctttttatttcccTGCTAATCTCAAAATCtgaaacacacagcaaaacattCATGACCGTCAGTCATGGCTTAGTCACAGTTTGAGCCGCCTCACAGCGATTCGACCATGACAGTTTTTGCTCGATGTTGTCGTTAGTGAATCACTTTTCGTCAACCGCAAGCAtcagtttcaaaaatatttcgatttctttGCGACTCAGCAGCATCGAATGAAAATTCGGTAAGTGAGGATTTTTGAATTAACTCGTATGGTACCCCTATATCGTGCTACTCTAGCATTCAGTCTTATTTAAGTGGGTCCAAACGTGCTAGTACTTAGACATTTTGAGCACCCGGGCAATTAAAACAGTGCTCACTCATGATGGTCAGATTCGACGATTTCGTTCGAGtcctttctataaaatataggAATATCATCcagtaaaaaatccaaaaaccgAAACTGAAGACTTTCAAACTTCCCAGAGCAACTAGCAAAACTGCTTAGTTCATGAAATCTGCTACTTGAGCAAACAACTTAATTTAGTTGCTGCACAAAGCATGGCGCACGGCAACAATAAGAACTCATTACGCAGCGTATATTTTTGACACTGTCAAATGCTGGTCTTTCAAATGCAACCTTGCAAAAGTGCGATAAGTTCACAAATTCGCCAGATAGAAAAAGCGAGCTCACACTCTCGTGACACTCGCGACGCTTTTACTTTGTCTTAGCTAGCTAGCTGGTGGTGGTGCTTTTGGGCTGCCAACATCCTTGCTGCTTTCACTAATTTTCCACTTTTCCACTTCAAGCAGCCGAGTAGTATTTTCGGAAAGTGCATAATTCTCAAATgaacaaagtaaacaaaaatgaatGCCATGGTGTCACACAGCCACAGATACGCTCTGGCCAGGGCCACGTTTCCGGCGCGGCGCTTCCCATTTCGTAGCACCACTAAGCATTTGGCAAGCGACTTATTGCGCTCACTGCGCCACACTACAACACCTCTCACCTATTTCgcggcattttctttttttgcttttcctcttcttcttcttctcattTTGTGTAAATTTCACTTAGTCGCTTTTTGGAGGTGACGCCGCGTTTGCTATCTCATCAGCGTCATATTGCTTGACACCCCGTAATTTCGgtctaattttgttgttgctgttgttgttgttgtggcattaCGCTGTGCATGCAAGAAATGATAGCGAACGAGCCAGCTTGAGGGCGAgtgtgaaaaactaaattttaaagtgGCAAAATTACGGCGAAATCGCAAGAATACACTGCTTCTTCTTCTCATTCTCACCTTCTCCGACGCACGCCCCGCATTGCAGGGACGGCCAGTCGAGTTCACGGTTTTGTGTgtgttcatttgttgtttttttgtttctttgcatCATGATGTGCAAATCACTTCATTGTCACAGTTTGTTGTCAGTGCTAgtgattttgtatatttaataggCTTAGCGGATGAGCCGCACCCGAGCTGCATAGCGTGCGCTCGTTGTTCGTTTTCAACACCCCCTCGTGTTCGCATCTAAATCACCATCTACAATTGAATTGCGCAACTATTCTGAATGTAGCAAGctttaatttcttgtttttttttttttctttttatgccCAATGCAGCAGTAGTTAACGGTATTTTAAATGTCTTCACGAGGTTTtggttttttcataaaatatatgatacgAAAAGAAGGTAGTCCCTAAAGTGGGTTCTTTCGTGGATTCAACATTACATAATTTCCAAACAAAGTCGCTGAAAAGATCAGTAACACGATTGCCGAACCGGGTGTCCAATGGTATGACCTAAAAGGTATCACATGATAACCACAAATCGTCCCTATTTCTAGTACATAACCATAACAGAAATTACTTTCACGGcggtatttttaaagaaattttaattatttcactaAAATCCTTCGCGAGATCCCCCAGTTTCTTCGAAATGAAAGGACACTTGGAAAAAAATCGATCACAATATACACTACATTCATCGAATAATCTGATAAGGACCCAAATCAGCTCATTTCCGACCTTCAGATTTGTACGAGCTAATTagattctaaaacaatatgccTTGTCCACAAAGATATCATACTAACGTTCGGCCTTTCAAAAGGTAGATAAAAGTAGATGGAAACGGTGGGAATGATTAATGGGTTTCCTACTTATTTGATGAAGACTATTTCAGGCAACAAGCCAAACTGTAGATTCGAACAAAGTAGATCTATGACGGCATCAAAGCGGCTTTTAAGATTCTCATTAATGACCGGCTAGtattattgtataaaattttgcGAAATATTGCACCCATTTAATTATCCAATTAAGGGTACATCGGCTGTATGAATTTTGGAGAGCATAAAGAAGGAATATCAACCACAATCGTTATCGAGGTAACCTCCTCATCCCTAAATGGATTTCAAAAAGataataagtttttataaaagtaGTTTCAGAAAACTAGCACCTAGTGAACCAGTTCAGTTAGTTACTCGGACCACCAAGAACATCAAGcttaacatttaaaaattccctTATGGGACTATAAAGAAATCACGTATCTATCTTCATAGTATGAGACTACTAAAATGAAAGACTAAAGTTAAAACAACTCGGTAGCAGACCCTCGGCGAACCTCTCGAAGTGACTGACTGAAATCGACATTAAGAACTTTATAACAGAGTCCAAGCCATTTGTTGAATCATTATGTATTGACGATCCGATCCGTCAGGTGTATTTGGGTGTCCGAAAGGTTAGTCGGATGCTTCTAAGTAAGATTCTCTGCTGATGTAGAAATCTACCCTTGAGACAACCTAACTTAACCTTGAAAACTTGAAATCTTTACACctgaattttacaaaattgggTTCCGTTCGTATCCTCAACTTGTCGCATTGTGCTTTCTACCATTCTTTTCGCAAAACTTCTGCTTATTTGTGATTTGCGTATTTGCCTGTACCGTTGACTGATTTTGCTTGCCTTTTGTCGGTATTTCACGGTGTCTTTAACATGAATTCTATTTTATACTGTTCTACACATTCCATTCATGCTGTCAGCGAACAATCGCC
This genomic interval carries:
- the LOC114804379 gene encoding uncharacterized protein LOC114804379; translated protein: MFFNDVQRHKQFITYILILLFVSENYSLNVRASRVQEESKNDADAGRSFRIHATDLKCAHVVPDIIESFDCQLAWRNNRSYSSGSLVLRQPVNNLRANAVLDIYQPNGRLTNIFNITVDCCSLLSSGKHGLKLFDNLLKIFFAQVNERPTCPLKAHFNYTVTDFYVNESILPAYIPKTRFRSGLYLSTMGRPAARVVVLGKILKLN